From the genome of Variovorax sp. RA8, one region includes:
- a CDS encoding DEAD/DEAH box helicase, producing the protein MNFDELKLAPAILKAVHEQGYETPTPIQAQAIPAVLEGHDLLGGAQTGTGKTAAFTLPLLHKLTMSRSATNKFGGTGVRALVLTPTRELAAQVEESVRTYGKYLQLTSTVIFGGVGMNPQISRLKSGVDILVATPGRLLDLQQQGMLDLSTVQILVLDEADRMLDMGFIHDVKKILALVPTEKQSLLFSATFSDEIRDLAATLLKNPQSIQVTPRNTTVQRISQVIHPVGRGKKKALLAHIINEHDWSQVLVFTRTKFGANSVAEFLCKNGIQAMALHGNKSQSARTQALAGFKSGEIRALVATDIAARGIDIDELPHVVNYEIPNISEDYVHRIGRTGRAGASGEAVSLVCLDEEGFMQEIERFTKQQIPVKVIEGFGPEEGERAEPIAMGRQTLWGGAGRPPSREVMQAAAKAARQEMMQRIRDNKTGQGERGNGGNGNGGGQRRGNGGQGAPAGRSGGGQGQGLGPRPQAGRGPGPARAPHHAPHHAPHHAQNHLPHEERQPRHHGNTHSPTQADAVAHQRAEAIVGVAGQPDPLRTSVDSFGGRGRRGGGGGGGGRGRPGGGGGRSGGGGGYGGGGGGRSFGR; encoded by the coding sequence ATGAACTTTGACGAACTGAAGCTGGCCCCGGCCATCTTGAAAGCCGTGCACGAGCAGGGCTACGAAACCCCCACCCCGATCCAGGCCCAGGCGATCCCCGCCGTGCTCGAAGGCCACGACCTCCTCGGCGGCGCCCAGACCGGCACCGGCAAGACCGCCGCCTTCACGCTTCCGTTGCTGCACAAGCTCACGATGAGCCGCAGCGCCACCAACAAGTTCGGCGGCACCGGCGTGCGTGCCCTGGTGCTGACCCCCACCCGCGAACTCGCCGCCCAGGTCGAGGAATCGGTGCGCACCTACGGCAAGTACCTGCAGCTGACCTCCACCGTGATCTTCGGCGGCGTGGGCATGAACCCGCAGATCAGCAGGCTCAAGAGCGGCGTCGATATCCTGGTGGCTACCCCAGGCCGCCTGCTCGACCTGCAGCAGCAGGGCATGCTCGATCTCTCCACCGTGCAGATCCTGGTGCTCGACGAGGCCGACCGCATGCTGGACATGGGCTTCATCCACGACGTGAAGAAGATCCTCGCCCTGGTGCCCACCGAAAAGCAGAGCCTGCTGTTCTCGGCCACCTTCAGCGACGAGATCCGCGACCTGGCCGCCACGCTGCTCAAGAACCCGCAGAGCATCCAGGTCACGCCGCGCAACACCACCGTGCAGCGCATCTCGCAGGTGATCCACCCAGTGGGCCGCGGCAAGAAGAAGGCCCTGCTCGCCCACATCATCAACGAGCACGACTGGAGCCAGGTGCTCGTCTTCACCCGCACCAAGTTCGGCGCCAACAGCGTGGCCGAATTCCTCTGCAAGAACGGCATCCAGGCCATGGCGCTGCACGGCAACAAGAGCCAGAGCGCGCGCACCCAGGCTCTGGCCGGCTTCAAGAGCGGCGAGATCCGCGCGCTGGTGGCGACCGACATCGCGGCGCGCGGCATCGACATCGACGAGCTGCCGCACGTGGTGAACTACGAGATTCCCAACATCAGCGAAGACTACGTGCACCGCATCGGCCGCACCGGCCGCGCGGGTGCCAGCGGCGAGGCGGTGAGCCTGGTCTGCCTGGACGAGGAAGGCTTCATGCAGGAGATCGAGCGCTTCACCAAGCAGCAGATCCCGGTCAAGGTCATCGAGGGCTTCGGCCCCGAGGAAGGCGAGCGCGCCGAGCCCATCGCCATGGGCCGCCAGACCCTGTGGGGCGGTGCCGGCCGCCCGCCGAGCCGCGAGGTGATGCAGGCGGCGGCCAAGGCCGCGCGCCAGGAGATGATGCAGCGCATCCGCGACAACAAGACGGGCCAGGGCGAACGGGGCAATGGCGGCAACGGCAACGGCGGCGGACAGCGCCGCGGCAACGGCGGCCAGGGTGCCCCGGCAGGGCGCAGCGGCGGCGGCCAGGGCCAAGGCCTGGGTCCGCGCCCTCAAGCTGGCCGCGGCCCGGGCCCCGCGCGCGCGCCGCACCACGCGCCGCATCATGCACCTCACCACGCGCAGAACCACCTGCCGCATGAGGAGCGCCAGCCGCGCCACCACGGCAACACCCACAGCCCGACGCAAGCCGACGCGGTGGCTCACCAGCGTGCCGAGGCCATCGTCGGCGTGGCAGGCCAACCCGATCCCTTGCGCACGAGTGTCGACAGCTTCGGCGGTCGCGGACGTCGCGGTGGTGGTGGCGGCGGCGGTGGCCGAGGCCGCCCCGGCGGTGGCGGCGGGCGCTCCGGCGGTGGTGGCGGATATGGCGGTGGTGGTGGCGGCCGCTCGTTCGGCCGCTGA
- a CDS encoding tetratricopeptide repeat protein, whose translation MRDLPTPAQPSSSMCATPTHDAFEQARKLFLEGLQDFEQGRFDAAERCFQASLALLPGRVSTLVNLAATQLKLLRPQEALATAQQVLSLEAGNADAWFHKASALGQLNRHQEALLSYEKSLALAPPGAAEPWLRHGQTLQALDQPARALASYERALAADPGLAQAWSNRGGILREMKRHEEAAEAFRQAMAHGADPELHRYYLASVSAQPVPPSAPGHYVETLFDDYAEQFDAHLVGVLGYRAHSTLARHLAELGRGPFRSTLDLGCGTGLCAPFLKPMTQRLAGVDLSSLMLEKAQALGLYDRLVHAEIVDHLQDTDERYDLVTAADVFIYVGDLEPVFAALGRAMEPHGLFCFSAECTASEAADFELLPSLRYAQSERYLRTLAARHGFDLLQLVRAPIREDQREPIQGMYVYLARR comes from the coding sequence TTGCGAGACCTGCCCACACCGGCCCAGCCCTCTTCATCCATGTGCGCAACGCCCACCCACGACGCCTTCGAGCAGGCACGCAAACTGTTCCTCGAAGGGCTGCAGGATTTCGAGCAAGGCCGCTTCGACGCCGCCGAACGGTGCTTCCAGGCTTCTCTGGCCTTGCTTCCGGGCCGCGTCTCCACCCTGGTCAATCTTGCCGCGACGCAGCTGAAGCTCTTGCGCCCGCAGGAGGCGCTGGCGACTGCGCAGCAGGTGCTGTCGCTCGAGGCCGGCAACGCGGATGCCTGGTTCCACAAGGCGAGCGCCCTCGGGCAGTTGAATCGTCACCAGGAAGCCCTGCTCAGCTATGAGAAGTCGCTGGCGCTCGCCCCGCCGGGCGCTGCGGAACCCTGGTTGCGCCACGGCCAGACCCTGCAGGCGCTGGACCAGCCCGCGCGCGCCCTCGCCTCCTACGAGCGCGCATTGGCCGCCGATCCCGGCCTGGCGCAGGCCTGGAGCAACCGGGGCGGCATCCTGCGCGAGATGAAGCGCCACGAGGAAGCCGCCGAGGCCTTCAGGCAGGCGATGGCGCACGGCGCCGATCCCGAACTGCACCGCTACTACCTGGCCTCTGTCTCGGCGCAGCCCGTTCCGCCTTCGGCGCCGGGCCACTATGTCGAGACGCTCTTCGATGACTACGCCGAGCAGTTCGATGCGCACCTGGTGGGCGTGCTGGGCTACCGCGCCCACAGCACGCTGGCCCGACATCTCGCGGAGCTGGGCCGTGGGCCTTTCCGCTCCACGCTCGACCTCGGCTGCGGCACCGGCCTCTGCGCGCCCTTTCTCAAGCCGATGACGCAAAGGCTCGCGGGCGTCGACCTGTCGAGCCTGATGCTGGAGAAGGCGCAGGCGCTCGGGCTCTACGACCGGCTCGTGCACGCAGAGATCGTGGACCATCTGCAAGACACGGATGAGCGCTACGACCTGGTCACGGCGGCCGATGTCTTCATCTACGTCGGCGACCTCGAACCGGTCTTCGCAGCGCTGGGCCGCGCCATGGAGCCCCACGGGCTCTTCTGCTTCTCGGCCGAGTGCACCGCCAGCGAAGCGGCCGACTTCGAGCTGCTGCCGAGCCTGCGCTATGCGCAATCCGAACGCTACCTGCGCACCCTGGCCGCGCGGCACGGGTTCGATCTTTTGCAGCTGGTTCGTGCGCCGATCCGCGAAGACCAGCGCGAGCCCATCCAGGGCATGTACGTCTACCTGGCACGCCGATGA
- the ettA gene encoding energy-dependent translational throttle protein EttA — MAQYVYTMNKVSKTVPPKRQILKDISLSFFPGAKIGVLGLNGSGKSSLLKIMAGIDKEFEGEALPMPGLTIGYLEQEPKLNPAHTVRESVEEAMGAVYAAKARLEEVYVAYGAEDADFDALAAEQAELEAIIATAGTDSEHQLEIAADALRLPPWEANIGVLSGGEKRRVALCRLLLSKPDMLLLDEPTNHLDAESVEWLEVFLQRFPGTVVAITHDRYFLDNAAEWILELDRGRGIPWKGNYSTWLEQKGERLAQEQKSEEAHAKALKKELEWSRQNPKARQAKSKSRLARFEELSDYEYQRRNETQEIFIPVAERLGNQVIEFKNVSKSFGDRLLIDNLSFEIPAGAIVGIIGPNGAGKSTLFKLIAGKEKPDSGEVVVGQTVKMAFVDQSRDALGNDKTVWEDISNGLDIINVGKFQMASRAYAGRFNFNGADQQKKVGTLSGGERGRLHLAKTLIAGGNVLMLDEPSNDLDVETLRALEDALLEFAGSVLVISHDRWFLDRIATHILAAEGDSQWTFFNGNYQEYEADKKKRLGEEGAKPHRMRFKALK; from the coding sequence ATGGCCCAGTACGTCTACACCATGAACAAGGTCAGCAAGACCGTGCCGCCCAAGCGGCAGATCTTGAAGGACATTTCGCTTTCCTTCTTCCCCGGCGCCAAGATCGGCGTGCTGGGCCTGAACGGCTCGGGCAAGTCCTCGCTGCTGAAGATCATGGCCGGCATCGACAAGGAATTCGAAGGCGAGGCCTTGCCCATGCCCGGCCTCACGATCGGTTACCTTGAGCAGGAGCCCAAGCTCAACCCGGCGCACACGGTGCGCGAGTCGGTCGAGGAAGCGATGGGCGCGGTCTACGCGGCCAAGGCGCGGCTCGAGGAGGTGTACGTGGCCTACGGCGCGGAAGACGCCGACTTCGACGCGCTGGCGGCCGAGCAGGCCGAGCTCGAAGCCATCATCGCGACCGCCGGTACCGACTCCGAGCACCAGCTCGAGATTGCCGCCGACGCGCTGCGCCTGCCGCCGTGGGAAGCCAACATCGGCGTGCTCTCGGGCGGCGAGAAGCGCCGCGTGGCGCTGTGCCGGCTCCTGCTTTCCAAGCCCGACATGCTGCTGCTCGACGAACCCACCAACCACCTGGACGCCGAATCGGTCGAGTGGCTCGAAGTGTTCCTGCAGCGCTTTCCGGGCACCGTGGTGGCCATTACCCACGATCGCTACTTCCTCGACAACGCGGCCGAGTGGATTCTCGAACTCGACCGCGGCCGCGGCATCCCGTGGAAGGGCAACTACAGCACCTGGCTCGAGCAGAAGGGCGAACGGCTGGCTCAGGAGCAGAAGAGCGAGGAAGCCCACGCCAAGGCGCTGAAGAAGGAACTCGAATGGTCGCGCCAGAACCCCAAGGCGCGCCAGGCCAAGAGCAAGTCGCGCCTGGCCCGCTTCGAGGAACTGTCCGACTACGAATACCAGAGGCGCAACGAGACGCAGGAGATCTTCATCCCCGTGGCGGAACGCCTGGGCAACCAGGTGATCGAGTTCAAGAACGTCAGCAAGTCCTTCGGTGACCGCTTGCTGATCGACAACCTGAGCTTCGAGATTCCCGCCGGCGCCATCGTCGGCATCATCGGCCCGAACGGTGCCGGCAAGTCCACGCTCTTCAAGTTGATCGCGGGCAAGGAGAAGCCGGACAGCGGCGAGGTGGTGGTCGGCCAGACGGTCAAGATGGCCTTCGTCGACCAGTCCCGCGATGCGCTCGGCAACGACAAGACGGTGTGGGAAGACATCTCGAACGGCCTCGACATCATCAACGTCGGCAAGTTCCAGATGGCGAGCCGCGCGTATGCCGGCCGTTTCAACTTCAACGGCGCCGACCAGCAGAAGAAGGTCGGCACGCTCTCCGGCGGCGAGCGCGGCCGGCTGCACCTGGCCAAGACCCTGATCGCCGGCGGCAACGTGCTGATGCTGGACGAACCCTCGAATGACCTGGACGTCGAGACGCTGCGCGCGCTCGAGGACGCACTGCTCGAGTTCGCGGGCTCGGTCCTCGTGATCAGCCACGACCGCTGGTTCCTCGACCGCATTGCGACCCACATCCTTGCGGCCGAGGGCGACAGCCAATGGACCTTCTTCAACGGCAACTACC